A portion of the Gossypium arboreum isolate Shixiya-1 chromosome 8, ASM2569848v2, whole genome shotgun sequence genome contains these proteins:
- the LOC128296670 gene encoding E3 ubiquitin-protein ligase SIRP1-like yields MRSIGTISEVLPLQSLIHASIVEHDSVHNDGVLMGRALAESALEFGSSNYDMVPAKESLVKEMVKVVKVEAGDEEDCIICLEELEVGFYASQMPCSHTFHVDCIVKWLKQSHYCQICRFEMPTN; encoded by the coding sequence ATGCGTAGCATAGGAACTATTTCTGAAGTCTTGCCCTTACAATCACTGATACATGCTTCCATTGTGGAACACGATTCTGTTCACAATGACGGGGTTTTGATGGGAAGAGCTTTGGCTGAATCGGCATTGGAGTTTGGAAGCAGTAACTATGATATGGTTCCGGCTAAAGAGTCATTGGTTAAGGAGATGGTAAAGGTGGTCAAAGTAGAAGCTGGAGATGAAGAAGATTGCATAATATGTTTGGAGGAGCTGGAGGTTGGGTTTTATGCTTCTCAGATGCCTTGTTCTCATACTTTTCATGTCGATTGCATCGTGAAGTGGCTGAAGCAGAGCCATTATTGTCAGATTTGCCGGTTCGAGATGCCAACGAATTAG
- the LOC108468466 gene encoding RING-H2 finger protein ATL65-like produces MASTPYEYDIFQQHTFEDNIISQSHDIASQFINLELTTDFVFIPVHHDFSADISTITNHTSLREIFRFELDILENQYLFDQVLFPTFRRLRINTASLAYHNFVHEIFVRGMRSIGTNREVLPLRSVIHVSVVDTDGVSMGRALAESALEFESSNYGMVPAKESFVKEMVGMVRVEDGDQEDCMICLEELEVGFYASRMPCSHTFHGDCIENWLKQSHYCPICRFKMPTN; encoded by the coding sequence ATGGCTTCAACCCCATACGAGTATGATATCTTTCAGCAGCATACTTTTGAAGACAACATCATCTCGCAATCTCATGATATTGCTTCACAGTTCATCAATCTTGAATTAACCACTGACTTTGTTTTCATACCCGTCCACCATGATTTCTCAGCAGACATCTCTACCATCACCAACCATACGTCCTTACGAGAAATCTTTCGTTTCGAGCTCGACATTCTGGAAAACCAGTACTTGTTTGATCAAGTTCTGTTTCCCACGTTTAGAAGACTTCGAATCAACACGGCCTCCCTTGCTTATCACAACTTCGTTCATGAAATTTTTGTACGGGGGATGCGTAGCATAGGAACTAATCGGGAAGTCTTGCCCTTACGATCAGTGATACATGTCTCCGTTGTGGACACTGACGGGGTTTCGATGGGAAGAGCTTTGGCTGAATCGGCATTGGAGTTTGAAAGCAGTAACTATGGCATGGTTCCGGCTAAAGAGTCATTCGTTAAGGAGATGGTAGGGATGGTAAGAGTAGAAGATGGAGACCAAGAAGATTGCATGATATGCTTGGAGGAGCTCGAAGTTGGGTTTTATGCTTCTCGGATGCCTTGTTCTCATACTTTTCATGGGGATTGCATCGAAAACTGGCTGAAGCAGAGCCATTATTGTCCTATTTGTCGGTTCAAGATGCCAACGAATTAG
- the LOC108468467 gene encoding uncharacterized protein LOC108468467: MASTPYQYDIIHHQTFEDNLISQSHDVAFVNIELTLDFLLLSVHHDCLADISTITNRASLRETFRFELDIMENQHLFHQVLFPTFRRLRINTDSLAYHNFVHEIFVRAMRSIGTISEVLPLRSLIHASIVEHDSVHNDGVLMGRALAESALEFGSSNYDMVPAKESLVKEMVKVVKVEAGDEEDCIICLEELEVGFYASQMPCSHTFHVDCIMKWLKQSHYCPICRFEMPTNWA, from the coding sequence ATGGCTTCAACTCCATACCAGTATGATATCATTCACCACCAAACTTTTGAAGACAACCTCATCTCACAATCTCATGATGTTGCTTTCGTCAATATTGAATTAACCCTTGACTTCCTTCTCCTATCCGTCCACCATGATTGCTTAGCAGACATCTCCACCATCACCAACCGTGCGTCCTTACGAGAAACCTTTCGTTTCGAGCTCGACATTATGGAAAACCAGCACCTGTTTCACCAAGTTCTGTTTCCCACGTTTAGAAGGCTCCGAATCAACACGGACTCCCTTGCTTATCATAACTTCGTTCATGAAATTTTTGTACGTGCGATGCGTAGCATAGGAACTATTTCTGAAGTCTTGCCCTTACGATCACTGATACATGCTTCCATTGTGGAACACGATTCTGTTCACAATGACGGGGTTTTGATGGGAAGAGCTTTGGCTGAATCGGCATTGGAGTTTGGAAGCAGTAACTATGATATGGTTCCGGCTAAAGAGTCATTGGTTAAGGAGATGGTAAAGGTGGTCAAAGTAGAAGCTGGAGATGAAGAAGATTGCATAATATGTTTGGAGGAGCTGGAGGTTGGGTTTTATGCTTCTCAGATGCCTTGTTCTCATACTTTTCATGTCGATTGCATCATGAAGTGGCTGAAGCAGAGCCATTATTGTCCTATTTGCCGGTTTGAGATGCCAACGAATTGGGCTTAG